CGGTTCAAGCCGATGCCGCGCTACGCGTCCGGGGTCGTCGTCGACCAGGCGACGCTCAGGCCGGGGCGGGCCGGAGCCGGCTTCAAACGGCGCGGCGCCCTGGCACCGTTCACCGACTCCTGCGGTGAGCTCTCCCCGGTCGGGATGCAGTTCATCCAGCCCCGGGTCACCACCGCCGACGCCGCGGACGCCCTGCTCGACGACGTCACCGGTGACTGGTGGACGCTGGCCACGTGGGGCACCAACCCGACCGCGTTCCTCACCGAGGCCGACCTGGCCCTGGTCCGCCGCCACCGGATCCGGCTGGTCTCCTTCATGCCGGAGACCCAGCGCACCTGGGCCGAGACGGAGTTCGCCGGTTCCCCGGCGCCCGTCACCGTCGTCGGCGACACGACCGGCGCCCTCAAGGACTGGTTCGACGTACGCGCCTGCGGCCTCGTCGTGCTGCGCCCCGACCACTTCGTGGCCGCGGCCTCCCTCACCCGCCAGGCGTCCCAGGTGCTCGCCGCCCTGCGCACCGCCGCCTCCCTCACCACCGCACCCGTCGGGGAGCCCGCCCTGGAAGGAGCCACGGCATGACCGTCGCCCTCGTCACCATGTCGCACAGCCCGCTCCTCGGGTACGCGGACCCGCCCGCCGAGGTGAACGCCGCGGTCCAGGGCGCCTTCTCCACCGCACGGGCCTTCGTCGAGGAGTACGACCCCACGCTGGTGGTCTCTTTCGCGCCCGACCACTACAACGGCTTCTTCTACGACCTGATGCCACCGTTCTGCATCGGCTACGAGGCCCTGGGCGTCGGCGACTACGGCACCGCGGAAGGCCCGCTGGACGTGCCGGCCGGGCGCGCCGGGGAACTGGCCCAGTGGGTGGCGGAGCGCGACATCGACGTGGCGGTCTCCCGCCGCATGGAGGTCGACCACGGCGCGGTCCAGCCGCTGGAGATCCTCTTCGGCGGCATCGACCGGGTACCGACGATCCCGGTCTTCGTCAACGGCGTGGCCAGGCCCTTCGTGACGATGCGCCGTGTGCGGCGCCTCGGCGAGGCCATCGGCGGCTACCTCGCCTCGCTGGAGGACGAGCGGGTCCTCGTCATCGGCTCCGGCGGCCTCTCCCACGACCCGCCGGTCCCCCAGTGGGCCACGGCG
This DNA window, taken from Streptomyces nitrosporeus, encodes the following:
- a CDS encoding 3-carboxyethylcatechol 2,3-dioxygenase — its product is MTVALVTMSHSPLLGYADPPAEVNAAVQGAFSTARAFVEEYDPTLVVSFAPDHYNGFFYDLMPPFCIGYEALGVGDYGTAEGPLDVPAGRAGELAQWVAERDIDVAVSRRMEVDHGAVQPLEILFGGIDRVPTIPVFVNGVARPFVTMRRVRRLGEAIGGYLASLEDERVLVIGSGGLSHDPPVPQWATADDAARALLLNGRHPTAAARDARQQRVIDTAKAFAAGTATIRDLNPAWDTALMAVFASGDLSPVDAMTPEQMAEDAGNSAHEVRTWVAAFAALGAAGPYDVTYSFYRPIREYIAGFGVMTARTAG